From bacterium, a single genomic window includes:
- the trpE gene encoding anthranilate synthase component I, protein MNARPSRQEFGRLAAHHRVVPVWRELLADLITPVAAFSRIVGDEPGFLLESTERQNRWSRFSFMGCRPRARIVARGRRLTISGDDLGPVPIDEGVLAALDVILERFRSPAIEGLPPLHSGVVGYLGYDVVREVERLPNPPADDVGMPDAVLDVIGRFVAFDHWRQRVLLIHNVILPPEPTGQVLDDAYEEALESLEELARAGARPQPEPLLEPPGDRDPLPEVSAGMTPEDYCAAVRAAKEHILEGDIFQVVLSERFDFELEADPFQLYRALRQINPSPYMYFLRHPEATLVGSSPEPMVQLRDGRVTSRPIAGTRPRGADEREDRRLAGELAEHPKELAEHLMLLDLARNDVGRVVRPGTLGTDEQMTLEYYSHVMHLTSQVSGELASGHSPVDVLRATLPAGTVSGAPKVRAMEIIDDLEPTRRGPYAGVVGYLDFSGNLDTAICIRTVAVRDGRAHLQAGAGIVADSVPEDEERECRAKARALLAAVHAARIMTRSAEASGGQR, encoded by the coding sequence GTGAACGCCCGGCCCAGCAGGCAGGAGTTCGGCCGCCTGGCGGCACACCACCGGGTGGTGCCGGTCTGGCGCGAGCTGCTCGCCGACCTGATCACGCCGGTGGCCGCCTTCTCGCGCATCGTCGGCGACGAGCCCGGTTTCCTGCTGGAGTCCACCGAGCGCCAGAACCGGTGGAGCCGCTTCTCGTTCATGGGATGCCGGCCTCGAGCCCGGATCGTCGCCCGGGGGCGGCGGCTGACCATCAGCGGTGACGACCTGGGGCCGGTCCCGATCGACGAGGGGGTCCTGGCGGCACTCGACGTGATCCTCGAACGCTTCCGCTCGCCGGCCATCGAGGGGCTGCCGCCGCTGCACTCCGGGGTCGTCGGCTATCTGGGCTACGACGTGGTGCGAGAGGTGGAGCGGCTCCCGAACCCGCCGGCCGACGACGTCGGGATGCCGGATGCGGTGCTGGACGTGATCGGCCGGTTCGTGGCCTTCGATCACTGGCGCCAGCGGGTGCTGCTCATCCATAACGTGATCCTGCCGCCCGAACCCACCGGGCAGGTGCTGGACGACGCCTACGAGGAGGCTCTGGAGTCGCTCGAGGAGTTGGCCCGCGCCGGGGCGCGACCCCAGCCCGAACCCCTGCTGGAGCCCCCCGGCGACCGGGATCCGCTGCCGGAGGTGTCCGCCGGCATGACTCCCGAGGACTACTGCGCGGCGGTGCGCGCCGCCAAGGAGCACATCCTGGAGGGCGACATCTTCCAGGTGGTGCTGTCGGAGCGCTTCGACTTCGAGCTAGAGGCCGACCCGTTCCAGCTCTACCGGGCGCTGCGCCAGATCAACCCCAGCCCGTACATGTACTTCCTGCGTCACCCCGAGGCAACGCTCGTCGGCAGCTCGCCCGAGCCGATGGTGCAGCTGCGCGACGGGCGGGTCACCTCCCGCCCCATCGCCGGCACCCGGCCCCGGGGGGCCGACGAGCGCGAGGACCGGCGCCTCGCGGGCGAGCTCGCCGAGCACCCCAAGGAGTTGGCCGAGCACCTCATGCTGCTGGATCTGGCGCGCAACGACGTGGGCCGGGTGGTGCGGCCCGGCACGCTGGGCACCGACGAACAAATGACGCTGGAGTACTACAGCCACGTCATGCACCTCACCTCGCAGGTCTCCGGCGAGTTGGCATCCGGGCACAGCCCCGTGGACGTGCTGCGAGCGACCCTTCCGGCGGGAACGGTCTCCGGCGCGCCCAAGGTGCGCGCCATGGAGATCATCGACGACCTCGAGCCCACCCGGCGAGGCCCCTACGCGGGCGTCGTGGGTTACCTCGACTTCTCCGGCAACCTCGACACGGCCATCTGTATCCGCACCGTGGCGGTGCGCGACGGGCGCGCCCACCTGCAGGCCGGCGCGGGCATCGTGGCCGACAGCGTGCCGGAGGACGAAGAGCGCGAATGCCGGGCCAAGGCGCGAGCGCTGCTGGCCGCCGTCCACGCGGCGCGCATCATGACCCGCAGCGCCGAGGCTTCCGGAGGGCAGCGATGA
- a CDS encoding phosphoribosylanthranilate isomerase, with protein sequence MFVKICGITSEEDGLLAVAMGADAVGFLFAPSPRRVSPATAGEIARRLPPEILTVGIFRNEDPRSVVRIANGARLRAVQLHGRESPEETKRVRQQVPRVIKAFRAGSEELEQARSYGADIILVDADQPGSGKVFDWALAERAAGSLPVIVAGGLTPENVAAAIGKTRPWGVDVSTGVESAPGRKDPRLVREFINAARQAAAELPTPEPPSGVLYDWQAEF encoded by the coding sequence GTGTTCGTCAAGATCTGCGGCATCACCAGCGAGGAGGACGGCCTCCTGGCCGTGGCGATGGGCGCCGACGCGGTCGGGTTTCTCTTCGCCCCTTCGCCGCGGCGGGTCTCGCCCGCCACCGCCGGCGAGATAGCCCGGCGGCTGCCGCCGGAGATTCTCACCGTGGGTATCTTCCGCAACGAGGATCCGCGCAGCGTGGTGCGCATCGCCAACGGGGCGCGCCTGCGCGCCGTGCAGCTGCACGGCCGGGAGTCCCCGGAGGAGACCAAGCGGGTGCGCCAGCAGGTGCCGAGGGTGATAAAGGCGTTCCGCGCCGGTTCGGAGGAGCTGGAGCAGGCCCGGTCCTACGGTGCCGACATCATCCTCGTGGACGCCGATCAGCCCGGCTCGGGGAAGGTCTTCGACTGGGCCCTGGCTGAACGCGCGGCAGGGTCGCTCCCGGTGATCGTGGCGGGAGGGCTCACGCCGGAGAACGTGGCCGCGGCGATCGGCAAGACACGCCCCTGGGGTGTCGACGTGTCGACAGGGGTGGAGTCGGCGCCGGGCCGGAAGGATCCGCGCCTGGTGCGGGAGTTCATCAACGCGGCGCGTCAGGCCGCCGCGGAACTGCCGACGCCGGAGCCGCCCAGCGGCGTGCTCTACGACTGGCAGGCCGAGTTCTGA
- the trpB gene encoding tryptophan synthase subunit beta, with amino-acid sequence MTEPTPEGRFGEFGGCYVPETLVPACQELDRAFRAAWAEGAFRRRLDDLLRDYAGRPSPLTDCPRLSAELGLRVLCKREDLNHTGSHKINNVLGQALLAERMGKTRLVAETGAGQHGVATATAAALLGMECTVYMGEVDVSRQELNVFRMRLLGAEVHAVTTGSRTLKDAINEALRDWVATVQQTHYCLGSVMGPHPYPWMVREFHRVIGDEARRQCAERLGGDPDVVVACVGGGSNAAGIFSGFADGRAELVGVEPAGGAAVGRGAPGVVHGSLSYLMQDEFGQVLEAESISAGLDYPGVGPEHAHLAATGRARYENVTDEEVLAAFELLSRTEGIIPALEPAHGLAWISRERELLAGRTVLLNLSGRGDKDVDLVMGLHG; translated from the coding sequence ATGACCGAACCGACGCCGGAGGGTCGCTTCGGCGAGTTCGGGGGGTGCTACGTCCCCGAGACCCTGGTGCCGGCGTGCCAGGAACTCGACCGGGCGTTCCGCGCCGCCTGGGCCGAGGGGGCGTTCCGCCGGCGGCTCGACGACCTGCTGCGCGACTACGCCGGCCGGCCCTCGCCGCTGACCGACTGCCCCCGCCTGTCGGCCGAACTGGGGCTGCGCGTCCTGTGCAAGCGGGAGGACCTCAACCACACCGGCTCGCACAAGATCAACAACGTGCTGGGGCAGGCGCTCCTGGCCGAGCGCATGGGGAAGACCCGCCTCGTGGCCGAGACGGGCGCCGGTCAGCACGGCGTCGCCACGGCCACCGCCGCGGCCCTGCTGGGCATGGAATGCACGGTGTACATGGGTGAGGTGGACGTGAGTCGCCAGGAGCTGAACGTGTTCCGCATGCGCCTGCTCGGCGCCGAGGTGCACGCCGTCACCACGGGCAGCCGCACACTCAAGGACGCCATCAACGAGGCGCTGCGCGACTGGGTGGCCACCGTGCAGCAGACCCATTACTGCCTCGGCTCGGTCATGGGTCCCCATCCGTATCCCTGGATGGTCCGCGAGTTCCACCGGGTCATCGGTGACGAGGCCCGCCGGCAGTGTGCCGAGCGCCTCGGAGGTGACCCCGACGTCGTCGTGGCCTGCGTGGGCGGCGGCTCCAACGCGGCCGGAATCTTCAGCGGGTTCGCCGACGGCCGCGCCGAACTCGTGGGTGTCGAGCCCGCCGGGGGAGCGGCCGTGGGGCGCGGTGCCCCCGGCGTTGTACACGGGTCGCTGTCGTACCTCATGCAGGACGAGTTCGGGCAGGTGCTCGAGGCCGAGTCGATCTCCGCCGGGCTGGACTATCCCGGCGTCGGGCCGGAGCACGCCCACCTGGCGGCCACCGGCCGGGCGCGGTATGAGAACGTGACCGACGAGGAGGTGCTGGCGGCCTTCGAGCTGCTCTCGCGTACCGAGGGGATCATTCCCGCCCTCGAGCCCGCCCACGGGCTGGCCTGGATCAGCCGTGAGCGAGAACTGCTGGCAGGGCGCACAGTCCTGCTGAACCTGTCGGGACGCGGCGACAAGGACGTCGACCTGGTCATGGGACTGCACGGGTGA
- the trpA gene encoding tryptophan synthase subunit alpha: protein MSGARPGRLEASLRAARDGGRKCLVPYVTGGLDGWEAAVEAAAVAGADAVEIGIPFSDPVIDGPTVQEAGDRALAAGATPAGLLSAAAALEVGVPLVVMTYYNIAHHMGHERFARSLATSGISGAILADLPLEESGPWTAAADEAGVETVLLAAPTASGERLEAICARARGFVYAIGLLGVTGERAALASSALVIAGRLKEVTDLPVLVGVGVSTPAQAAEATTVADGVVVGSAVVRRLLEGEGPDGVGSFVADLRRALDRSRP from the coding sequence GTGAGCGGGGCTCGGCCCGGCCGCCTGGAGGCCTCCCTGCGCGCCGCGCGCGACGGCGGGCGCAAGTGCCTCGTGCCCTACGTCACCGGCGGGCTGGACGGTTGGGAGGCCGCCGTCGAGGCCGCCGCGGTCGCCGGCGCCGATGCCGTCGAGATCGGCATTCCCTTCTCGGACCCCGTGATCGACGGGCCCACGGTCCAGGAGGCGGGGGACCGGGCCCTGGCGGCCGGCGCCACCCCGGCAGGCCTCCTGTCGGCGGCGGCCGCTCTGGAGGTGGGTGTGCCCCTGGTGGTCATGACCTACTACAACATCGCCCACCACATGGGTCACGAGCGGTTCGCCCGGTCGCTGGCCACCTCGGGAATCTCCGGGGCGATCCTGGCCGACCTGCCGCTGGAGGAGAGCGGGCCCTGGACCGCCGCCGCTGACGAGGCCGGCGTCGAGACGGTGCTGCTGGCCGCCCCGACGGCCTCGGGCGAACGGCTGGAGGCCATTTGCGCCCGTGCGCGGGGATTCGTCTACGCCATCGGCCTGCTCGGCGTGACCGGTGAGCGCGCCGCGCTGGCCTCCAGCGCGCTGGTCATCGCCGGCCGGCTGAAGGAGGTCACCGATCTGCCGGTGCTGGTCGGCGTGGGCGTCTCGACGCCGGCCCAGGCCGCCGAGGCGACCACGGTCGCGGACGGCGTGGTCGTAGGCTCGGCGGTCGTGCGGCGGCTGCTGGAGGGTGAGGGACCCGACGGCGTGGGGTCATTCGTGGCCGACTTGCGCCGTGCCCTGGACCGCTCCAGGCCATGA
- a CDS encoding DUF3179 domain-containing protein → MRSGTNGSGASRTGALAVLAALALLAGACGGSEDAAPGPTTTTLFIPEAPETDVPPPNADGEVLPGRAPLADSSGREAVPSALADRSWPGFAALIPPDQIRSGGPPPDGIPALDEPVFAPTAEIDFLADGEAVLALEINGDARAYPLQIMTWHELVNDTVGGVPVTISYCPLCNSSVAYDRNAAGRVLDFGTSGMLYQSSLVMYDRQTQSLWTHFDGLAVIGELIGTQLDFWPMAIVSWAAWRDAHPDGRVLTQETGYHRSYGRNPYVGYETSERLLTPAFQSTDIDERLPAKERVVGIRSAGDAVAVRHAHLTESGVVEVDLAGVPLVVWNLPGASSAIDAPELANGIDVGSSGVFERTLDGRLLSFTRSAGGFRDDETGSTWNLFGEATAGELAGSRLQAREFVDTFWFAWGTFEPTSSIVPPLG, encoded by the coding sequence ATGAGGAGCGGCACGAACGGCAGCGGCGCCTCTCGAACCGGAGCTCTCGCCGTCCTTGCAGCTCTCGCCCTGCTTGCCGGCGCGTGCGGGGGGAGCGAAGACGCCGCCCCCGGCCCCACCACGACGACGCTGTTCATCCCCGAGGCGCCGGAGACCGACGTGCCGCCGCCGAACGCCGACGGCGAGGTGCTGCCCGGCCGGGCGCCGCTTGCGGACAGCAGCGGACGGGAGGCGGTTCCCTCGGCGCTGGCGGACCGGTCCTGGCCCGGATTCGCCGCACTCATCCCGCCCGATCAAATCCGCTCCGGCGGTCCGCCGCCCGACGGCATCCCGGCCCTCGACGAGCCGGTGTTCGCGCCGACCGCCGAGATCGATTTCCTGGCCGACGGCGAGGCCGTCCTGGCCCTGGAGATCAACGGCGACGCCCGCGCCTACCCGTTGCAGATCATGACCTGGCACGAGCTGGTGAACGACACGGTGGGCGGTGTGCCGGTCACCATCTCGTACTGCCCGCTGTGCAACTCCTCGGTGGCCTACGACCGCAACGCCGCCGGGCGCGTGCTGGACTTCGGCACCTCCGGGATGCTGTACCAGTCGTCGCTGGTCATGTACGACCGCCAGACGCAGTCGCTGTGGACCCACTTTGACGGCCTCGCCGTGATCGGGGAGCTGATCGGCACCCAGCTGGACTTCTGGCCGATGGCCATCGTGTCCTGGGCGGCGTGGCGCGACGCCCACCCTGACGGCAGGGTGCTGACGCAGGAGACCGGCTACCACCGGAGCTACGGGCGCAACCCCTACGTCGGCTACGAGACCAGCGAGCGGCTGCTGACCCCCGCCTTCCAGTCCACCGACATCGACGAGCGCCTGCCCGCCAAGGAACGGGTCGTGGGCATCCGCAGCGCTGGCGACGCGGTGGCCGTGCGCCACGCCCACCTCACCGAGAGCGGCGTGGTGGAGGTGGACCTGGCGGGCGTGCCGCTGGTGGTCTGGAACCTGCCGGGCGCCAGCTCCGCCATCGACGCCCCCGAGTTGGCCAACGGCATCGACGTGGGCTCCAGCGGCGTCTTCGAACGCACCCTCGACGGGCGGCTGCTGAGCTTCACCCGCAGCGCCGGCGGGTTCCGCGACGACGAGACCGGCTCCACCTGGAACCTGTTCGGCGAGGCGACCGCCGGCGAGCTGGCCGGCAGCCGACTTCAGGCCCGCGAGTTCGTGGACACCTTCTGGTTCGCCTGGGGCACCTTCGAGCCCACCAGCAGCATCGTCCCGCCGCTCGGCTAG
- a CDS encoding ABC transporter substrate-binding protein — MLRRSTRRPAVTRCLIALLAAPLALLAAASSGVASDDPPEAETTTTETATAGQASGATEDSDSLVARLRQNAEEFGYTVGGHGGSLTIATISEPLTFNLAISTDAASSNVLGYLFEGLTETSWLTDEVEPALAESWERSEDGLTWTFHLRRDATWHDGEPFTALDVDFTFNRIIYNDEIRASARSTFEFRHLDEDGSWQTDRMTVTALDDHTVQITLPVPFAPFLRSLGTSIYPEHLLAPHVEDGSFASAWGIDTDPTEIIGTGPFTIASYEPGERLVLQRNPNYWMTDADGNGLPYLDEIIHVIVEDLEAELAAFGDGGSDLHGVLGAEYADLAPLQEEHGFTIHRRGPAFGTTFLAFNMNPGSGADGEPYLDPVKREWFSNTRFRQAIAHSVDKDTLVNEVQHGQGYAQWSSISPAAGDFHNPDVRRYEYDPARANRILDELGWTDGDGDGVREDSAGNRIEFTLVTNAGNTVRQRSTELIQQGMEAIGLAVDYQAIEWGDLVDQLTETYDWQTMVIGFTGGTEPHYGITLWHSSGNLHLWHPNQESPATDWEAEIDALFVSASQELDHAERVAQYRRVQEIVAENVPLVYTTLPERLTAVRNVFGNTTPTLFGVWDIRYLYRTDLLTEAPPAEMPTG, encoded by the coding sequence ATGTTGCGACGCTCCACCCGACGCCCGGCGGTGACCCGGTGCCTCATCGCACTGCTCGCCGCACCGCTCGCCCTCCTGGCTGCCGCATCCTCCGGGGTCGCCTCCGACGACCCTCCCGAGGCTGAGACCACCACGACCGAGACTGCGACGGCCGGGCAGGCGAGCGGGGCGACCGAGGACTCAGACTCGCTCGTCGCCCGGCTCCGCCAGAACGCCGAAGAGTTCGGCTACACCGTCGGCGGACACGGTGGCAGCCTCACGATCGCCACCATCTCCGAGCCGCTCACCTTCAACCTTGCGATCTCCACCGACGCCGCATCCTCGAACGTGCTGGGATACCTCTTCGAGGGTCTCACCGAGACGTCCTGGTTGACCGACGAGGTGGAACCGGCACTGGCCGAAAGCTGGGAGCGGTCCGAGGACGGCCTCACCTGGACCTTCCACCTCCGCAGGGACGCCACCTGGCACGACGGAGAACCGTTCACAGCCCTCGACGTCGACTTCACCTTCAATCGGATCATCTACAACGACGAGATCCGCGCCTCCGCTCGCTCGACCTTCGAGTTCCGCCATCTCGACGAGGACGGCTCCTGGCAGACGGACCGGATGACGGTGACGGCGCTGGACGACCACACCGTGCAGATCACCCTGCCCGTGCCGTTCGCGCCGTTCCTGCGCTCGCTCGGCACCTCGATCTACCCCGAGCACCTGCTCGCACCGCACGTCGAGGACGGCAGCTTCGCCTCGGCCTGGGGCATCGACACCGATCCCACCGAGATCATCGGCACCGGACCGTTCACGATCGCGAGCTACGAGCCCGGCGAGCGCCTGGTGCTGCAACGCAACCCGAACTACTGGATGACCGACGCCGACGGCAACGGGCTGCCCTACCTGGACGAGATCATCCACGTCATCGTGGAGGACCTCGAAGCAGAGCTCGCCGCCTTCGGAGACGGCGGCTCCGATCTGCACGGCGTGCTCGGCGCGGAGTACGCCGACCTGGCACCGTTGCAGGAGGAGCACGGCTTCACGATCCACCGCCGGGGTCCGGCCTTCGGAACGACCTTCCTGGCCTTCAACATGAACCCCGGCAGCGGTGCCGACGGCGAGCCGTACCTCGACCCCGTCAAGCGGGAGTGGTTCTCCAACACGCGCTTCCGGCAGGCCATCGCCCACAGCGTCGACAAGGACACCCTCGTCAACGAGGTGCAGCACGGCCAGGGCTATGCCCAGTGGAGTTCCATCAGCCCCGCGGCCGGGGACTTCCACAACCCCGACGTGCGGCGCTACGAGTACGACCCGGCTCGCGCCAACCGGATCCTCGACGAACTCGGCTGGACCGATGGCGACGGCGACGGCGTCCGCGAGGACTCCGCCGGGAACCGCATCGAGTTCACGCTCGTGACCAACGCCGGCAACACCGTGCGCCAGCGGAGCACGGAGTTGATCCAGCAGGGCATGGAGGCCATCGGGCTGGCCGTGGACTACCAGGCGATCGAGTGGGGTGACCTGGTCGACCAGCTCACCGAGACCTACGACTGGCAGACCATGGTGATCGGCTTCACCGGCGGAACGGAGCCGCACTACGGCATCACCCTTTGGCACAGCAGTGGCAACCTGCATCTCTGGCATCCGAACCAGGAGTCTCCCGCCACGGACTGGGAGGCCGAGATCGACGCCCTGTTCGTCAGCGCAAGCCAGGAACTCGACCACGCCGAGCGCGTGGCCCAGTACCGCCGCGTCCAGGAGATCGTGGCCGAGAACGTCCCGCTGGTCTACACGACCCTGCCCGAGCGCCTCACCGCGGTGCGCAACGTCTTCGGCAACACCACGCCGACCCTCTTCGGGGTCTGGGACATCCGCTACCTGTACCGCACCGACCTGCTGACCGAAGCGCCTCCTGCGGAGATGCCGACCGGCTAG
- a CDS encoding DUF4143 domain-containing protein, translating to MTLKTLGADLTGGEGTLHPTTVKSYLSALSRLFVAEELPAWRPHLRSRAALRSTPKRFLADPSLAVASLRSNADQMMADLSYFGLVFESLVRRDLSVYAQANGWELSHYRDSAGLEVDLILTSLDYRGWAAVEVKLGGGALVERGAAALRRLRERVDSDRMGEPRKLAVITVGGYGFEYPDGVAVVPITALGP from the coding sequence GTGACGCTGAAGACCCTGGGCGCGGACCTCACCGGCGGCGAGGGGACCTTGCACCCAACGACTGTCAAGAGTTACCTCAGCGCCTTGTCACGCCTTTTCGTGGCGGAGGAGCTTCCGGCCTGGAGGCCCCATCTGCGATCTCGTGCCGCCCTCCGCTCCACGCCGAAGCGTTTCCTCGCCGACCCATCGCTCGCCGTGGCCTCGCTTCGCTCCAACGCCGATCAGATGATGGCCGATCTGAGCTATTTCGGGCTGGTGTTCGAGTCGCTGGTTCGGCGCGACCTGAGCGTCTATGCGCAGGCCAACGGCTGGGAGTTGTCCCACTACCGCGACAGCGCGGGCCTTGAGGTGGATTTGATCCTCACGAGCCTCGACTACCGGGGGTGGGCCGCGGTAGAGGTGAAACTGGGCGGCGGGGCTCTGGTGGAGCGGGGCGCCGCAGCGCTGCGGAGGCTGCGCGAGCGGGTCGACTCCGATCGCATGGGCGAGCCCCGGAAGCTCGCCGTCATCACCGTCGGCGGTTACGGCTTCGAATATCCCGACGGCGTGGCGGTGGTGCCGATCACGGCGCTCGGCCCCTGA
- the bcp gene encoding thioredoxin-dependent thiol peroxidase, translated as MKLQAGDPAPDFRLLNQDGEEVSLADFAGRRVALFFYPKAMTPGUTKQACGMRDIADQLPEEVSILGMSADPPNRQKRFDEKHDLGFGLLSDPDNSTTSSYGARSEKKMYGNTFIGTTRSAFLIDAEGRIEQAWYGISPKDTPLEILAALEETG; from the coding sequence ATGAAACTCCAAGCAGGCGACCCGGCGCCGGACTTCCGGTTGCTGAACCAGGACGGCGAGGAGGTGTCCCTCGCGGACTTCGCCGGTCGCAGGGTCGCGCTGTTCTTCTACCCGAAGGCCATGACCCCTGGTTGAACCAAGCAGGCCTGCGGCATGCGTGACATCGCCGATCAGCTTCCCGAGGAGGTCTCCATCCTGGGGATGAGCGCGGATCCTCCCAACCGCCAGAAGCGCTTCGACGAGAAGCACGACCTGGGGTTCGGGCTGCTCTCGGATCCCGACAACTCCACAACCTCCTCCTACGGGGCGCGCAGCGAGAAGAAGATGTACGGCAACACCTTCATCGGAACCACCCGGTCGGCCTTCCTGATCGACGCCGAGGGTCGCATCGAGCAGGCCTGGTACGGCATCAGCCCGAAGGACACGCCGCTGGAGATCCTGGCCGCCCTCGAGGAGACCGGGTGA
- the fabZ gene encoding 3-hydroxyacyl-ACP dehydratase FabZ, whose translation MSGAPLPAPASILPHRPPFLLLDEVTALVPGERAEGYWRTTGDESFFAGHFPGRPTLPGVLMTEALAQLGAYAVLSDERMAGRLPLFGGIDGARFRRQVLPGERLDLQVEVLRLSARAGRAAGEASVDGKPACSCELMFVAVPA comes from the coding sequence GTGAGCGGCGCGCCGCTGCCGGCGCCCGCCTCGATCCTCCCGCACAGGCCGCCGTTCCTGCTGCTGGACGAGGTCACCGCGCTGGTACCCGGCGAGCGGGCCGAGGGTTACTGGCGCACAACCGGCGACGAGTCCTTCTTCGCCGGGCACTTCCCGGGCCGCCCCACCCTGCCGGGAGTGCTCATGACCGAGGCGCTCGCCCAGTTGGGCGCCTACGCGGTCCTCAGCGACGAGCGCATGGCAGGCAGGCTGCCGCTGTTCGGAGGCATCGACGGGGCTCGCTTCCGCCGTCAGGTGCTGCCCGGTGAGCGGCTTGACCTACAGGTGGAGGTGTTGCGACTGTCAGCGCGCGCCGGGCGGGCGGCGGGGGAGGCGTCGGTGGACGGCAAGCCGGCCTGCAGCTGCGAGTTGATGTTCGTAGCCGTCCCCGCCTGA
- a CDS encoding beta-ketoacyl-[acyl-carrier-protein] synthase family protein — translation MSRRRVVVTGLGVLAACGVGQEDFFAGLLTEPPKGLRTVAGFDPAPHFANAKEMRRHDRFTQFALACAAEALEEAGALAPDPDRVGVWIGTGVGGLMSIETCMLAHFVKGPKRVSPFLIPMMMANAAAAAVSMRYGYQGPCESTSTACASATQSIGNAAELIRHGRCDVMLAGGSECSSSPTGLQGFANMTALSRVGISRPFDLERDGFMHAEGCGVLVLEELEFARARGAEIMAEIAGYASTADAYHITAPSPGGAGAVACMERALGDAGLAPSDIAHINAHGTSTPLNDASEAEAIHKVFGSPGPLVTSTKGVTGHALGAAGAIEAAAVVMSIQRGVLPPTACYETPDPDMAPIRILAPDPCEWEPGPSISNSFGFGGHNGCLVISPPPAA, via the coding sequence ATGAGCCGCCGCCGGGTGGTCGTCACCGGCCTCGGCGTCCTGGCGGCCTGCGGAGTCGGGCAGGAGGACTTCTTCGCCGGGCTGTTGACCGAGCCTCCGAAGGGTCTGCGCACGGTGGCGGGCTTCGACCCGGCGCCGCACTTCGCCAACGCCAAGGAGATGCGCCGCCACGACCGGTTCACCCAGTTCGCCCTGGCGTGCGCCGCCGAGGCGCTGGAGGAGGCCGGCGCCCTGGCGCCGGATCCCGACCGGGTGGGCGTGTGGATCGGGACGGGCGTGGGCGGCCTCATGAGCATCGAGACCTGCATGCTGGCGCACTTCGTGAAGGGCCCCAAGAGAGTCTCGCCCTTCCTCATCCCCATGATGATGGCCAACGCCGCGGCTGCCGCCGTCTCCATGCGCTACGGCTACCAGGGGCCTTGCGAATCGACCTCCACGGCTTGCGCCTCCGCCACCCAGTCCATTGGCAACGCCGCCGAACTGATCCGCCACGGCCGCTGCGACGTGATGCTGGCCGGGGGCTCGGAGTGTTCGAGTTCCCCGACCGGCCTGCAGGGCTTCGCCAACATGACCGCGCTGTCCCGGGTGGGCATCTCCCGCCCGTTCGATCTCGAGCGCGACGGCTTCATGCACGCGGAGGGATGCGGGGTGCTGGTGCTGGAGGAGTTGGAGTTCGCCCGGGCGCGCGGCGCAGAAATCATGGCCGAGATCGCCGGCTACGCCAGCACGGCCGATGCGTACCACATCACCGCGCCGTCGCCCGGCGGGGCGGGCGCAGTGGCCTGTATGGAGCGGGCGCTGGGCGACGCCGGTCTGGCACCGTCAGACATTGCCCACATCAACGCCCACGGCACTTCGACGCCTCTCAACGACGCCAGCGAGGCCGAGGCCATCCACAAGGTGTTCGGCTCCCCCGGGCCGCTGGTGACCTCGACCAAGGGCGTCACCGGCCACGCGCTCGGAGCGGCCGGTGCCATCGAGGCGGCCGCCGTGGTCATGTCCATCCAGCGGGGTGTGCTGCCCCCCACAGCGTGTTACGAGACCCCCGACCCGGACATGGCGCCGATCCGCATCCTGGCACCGGATCCCTGCGAGTGGGAGCCGGGTCCCAGCATCTCCAATTCCTTCGGCTTCGGCGGGCACAACGGCTGCCTGGTCATCAGCCCACCCCCGGCGGCTTAG
- the acpP gene encoding acyl carrier protein, translating into MSNDHFERFQRCAVEVLSVEADQVTLEASFADDLDADSLDLVELVMALEEEFDVTVEEEELEDIETVGAAFTMIEAKLG; encoded by the coding sequence GTGAGCAACGACCATTTCGAACGATTCCAGCGTTGTGCCGTCGAGGTGCTGTCCGTCGAAGCGGATCAGGTGACCCTCGAGGCCAGCTTCGCCGATGACCTCGACGCCGACAGCCTCGACCTCGTGGAGCTGGTCATGGCGCTCGAGGAGGAGTTCGATGTGACCGTCGAGGAGGAGGAGCTCGAGGACATCGAGACCGTGGGCGCCGCCTTCACGATGATCGAGGCCAAATTGGGATGA